The Miscanthus floridulus cultivar M001 chromosome 7, ASM1932011v1, whole genome shotgun sequence genome includes a region encoding these proteins:
- the LOC136466331 gene encoding uncharacterized protein — protein sequence MDSAASTNAPSSSIPPASTTIPTSGVSLPLVNTTPPAPPPTLASIAEMLASMQLQMTAMNNHLADQGARLSALDGRPTFPQFGLPGFGGVPRLPASSSPVITEIAAGTEDSSASALVAPSLPLSLPAPPPPQQPAAAPQGFQQAPTPPPGGVPITQIMFPHSPSPIPGFGAVAPMLLPASAHMAPSPPYPPLPSEWESAVMSKYHKITFETYDGRDDPLGWLNKCEQFFHRQLTREVDKVWMASYHLKGVAQQWYLVLETDIGRPSWPDFRRYCLQRFGPALNTNHLARLPFGANMDAYMEAFQARAAHAGDLTTLQRAKLFTGGLPDYIRVDVEMHQPQNLQHAMYLARSFERRNAPQRLALPAPQRAARRPGGAPPTMPASVTGTTPDSTKALKRLTPEEMAERRKLGLCYNCDEPFAHRNKCARLFYLEAPDYIVEEPEEQDDAPPPAEEAQFDPAKPMISLSVATGIRARDTMQLCVKIGAHELTALLDSGSTHNFINPDAARRAGLQFSDSAGAHIIVANGDRVDCQGLARGVQLRIGTERFTVDYFSIPLAPYDMVLGLTWLRSLGPILWDFATLRMALSFCGRRVVWTGVGAPAAASSTALFTTDLCIDKGSERALLDLLLDAYHDVFAKPEGLPPARACDHHIHLKPNTEPVPVRPYRYPQLQKDELELQCEAMLRQGIIRASTSPFSAPVLLVKKQDGSWRFCVDYRALNAVTVKDKFPIPVVEELLDELHGAKFFTKLDLRSGYHQVRVAAADVHKTAFWTHHGHFEFLVMPFGLSNASSTFQALMNYVLKPFLHRCILVFFDDILIYSSSWTEHLRHLRAVLDVLRAHQLHLKWSKCAFATSAIHYLRHVITGEGVAMDTTKVAAVQS from the coding sequence ATGGATTCCGCCGCTTCCACCAATGCTCCATCGTCGTCGATCCCACCCGCATCCACCACCATCCCCACATCGGGCGTGTCGCTGCCCCTGGTGAACACGacgccgcccgcgccgccgcccaccCTGGCCTCGATCGCTGAGATGTTGGCCAGCATGCAACTTCAGATGACCGCCATGAACAACCACCTGGCGGATCAGGGAGCGCGCCTTTCGGCCCTCGACGGCAGGCCAACGTTCCCTCAATTCGGCTTGCCAGGGTTCGGGGGCGTCCCTCGCCTGCCCGCATCCTCCTCACCGGTGATCACGGAGATCGCGGCCGGCACTGAGGACTCCTCCGCCTCGGCATTGGTGGCACCATCCCTGCCGCTGTCCCTCCCGGCGCCGCCGCCTCCCCAGCAACCAGCCGCGGCCCCGCAGGGTTTCCAGCAGGCGCCAACGCCGCCACCTGGTGGGGTGCCGATCACTCAGATCATGTTCCCGCACTCCCCGTCGCCAATTCCAGGGTTCGGGGCCGTGGCTCCTATGCTGCTCCCGGCCTCCGCTCACATGGCCCCATCACCACCGTACCCCCCGCTGCCATCGGAATGGGAGTCTGCCGTCATGTCGAAGTACCACAAGATCACCTTCGAAACGTACGATGGCCGCGATGATCCACTGGGGTGGCTCAACAAATGCGAGCAGTTCTTCCACAGACAGCTCACTCGGGAGGTCGACAAGGTGTGGATGGCCTCATATCACCTGAAGGGAGTCGCCCAGCAGTGGTACCTTGTACTAGAGACCGACATCGGCCGCCCATCGTGGCCGGATTTCCGTCGATACTGCCTGCAGCGCTTCGGCCCCGCCCTCAACACCAACCACCTGGCCAGGCTACCGTTCGGCGCCAACATGGACGCATACATGGAGGCGTTCCAGGCCAGGGCAGCGCACGCGGGGGACCTCACCACGCTGCAGCGCGCCAAGCTCTTCACAGGTGGCCTCCCCGACTACATTCGGGTGGATGTTGAGATGCACCAGCCCCAGAACCTTCAGCATGCCATGTATTTGGCTCGATCCTTCGAACGTCGCAACGCGCCACAACGTCTGGCCCTCCCAGCCCCCCAGCGGGCCGCGCGCCGCCCGGGGGGTGCTCCGCCGACCATGCCAGCTTCCGTGACGGGGACCACGCCCGACTCCACCAAGGCATTAAAGCGGCTCACACCCGAGGAGATGGCGGAACGCCGCAAGCTCGGCCTCTGCTACAATTGCGATGAGCCGTTCGCTCACAGGAACAAATGTGCCCGTTTGTTCTACCTGGAGGCTCCCGATTACATCGTGGAGGAGCCGGAGGAGCAAGACGACGCGCCGCCCCCGGCTGAGGAGGCCCAGTTCGACCCGGCCAAGCCGATGATCTCTCTGTCCGTGGCGACGGGCATTCGGGCGCGCGACACCATGCAGCTGTGCGTCAAGATTGGCGCCCATGAGCTCACGGCACTCTTGGACTCGGGGTCGACACACAACTTCATCAACCCTGATGCAGCACGCCGCGCCGGCCTTCAGTTCTCCGACAGCGCGGGCGCCCACATCATCGTCGCGAATGGTGACCGCGTAGACTGCCAGGGCCTCGCGCGCGGCGTTCAGCTACGTATCGGCACCGAGCGGTTCACGGTGGACTATTTCTCCATCCCCTTGGCACCGTACGACATGGTCCTCGGCCTCACGTGGTTGAGGTCATTGGGGCCCATCCTCTGGGACTTCGCCACACTACGCATGGCGCTCTCCTTCTGTGGTCGCCGGGTGGTGTGGACCGGCGTGGGCGCACCAGCCGCGGCTTCCTCGACAGCCCTGTTCACCACAGACCTCTGCATCGACAAGGGCTCCGAGCGTGCCCTCCTGGACCTGCTGCTGGACGCCTACCACGACGTGTTCGCTAAACCCGAGGGGCTTCCACCGGCCCGGGCGTGCGACCACCACATCCATCTGAAGCCCAACACTGAGCCAGTGCCGGTCCGCCCGTACCGCTACCCACAACTCCAAAAAGACGAGCTCGAGCTGCAATGCGAGGCGATGCTTCGGCAAGGGATCATCCGGGCCAGCACCTCACCCTTCTCCGCGCCCGTGCTGTTGGTGAAGAAGCAGGACGGATCGTGGCGCTTCTGTGTCGATTACCGGGCCCTCAATGCGGTCACGGTGAAAGACAAGTTTCCCATCCCGGTCGTCGAGGAGCTACTCGATGAACTACACGGCGCCAAGTTCTTTACTAAGCTTGATTTGCGCTCGGGCTATCATCAGGTGCGTGTTGCTGCTGCAGAtgtccacaagacggcgttcTGGACACACCACGGACACTttgagttcctggtgatgccttTCGGCTTGTCCAACGCGTCGTCGACGTTCCAGGCGCTGATGAACTACGTCCTCAAGCCGTTTCTCCACCGCTGCATCCTCGTCTTCTTCGACGACATCCTGATCTATAGCTCCTCCTGGACGGAGCATCTCCGACACCTGCGCGCGGTCCTCGACGTCCTCCGCGCGCACCAGCTCCACCTCAAATGGTCGAAGTGCGCGTTCGCCACCTCGGCGATCCACTACCTTAGGCATGTCATCACTGGGGAGGGGGTGGCCATGGACACGACCAAGGTGGCAGCCGTGCAGTCTTAG
- the LOC136468075 gene encoding probable cytosolic oligopeptidase A, with protein sequence MAHARARPRPRQRIRVLVAAAMLLLSSALFTTARFPLAVSARLTNPTTTTRLLLFAGLPSSSPLRAFCPRARPLPATCAAFSSTMAAADNPLLVADFDFPPFDRVEPSHVRPGIGELLTRLEGELEELEKGVEPTWGKLVEPLERITDRLEVIWGMVDHLKAVKDSADLRAAVEEVQPDKVKFQLRLGQSKPIYEAFKAIRNSSDWDSLSDARKRIVEAQIKESVLSGVALEDEQREKFNQIEQELEKLTQKFSENVLDATKKFEKLITDKKEIEGLPATALGLAAQTAVSKGHENATAENGPWVITLDAPSYIPVMQHAQNRALREEVYRAYLTRASSGELDNTNIISQILKLRLEKAKLLGYKNYAEVSMAQKMATVERVEELLEKLRAASWGHAVKDMEDLKIFAKDFGSPEANDLTHWDLTFWSERLRESKYDINEEELRPYFALPKVMDGLFTLAHKLFGVTVEPADGLAPVWHSDVKFYCVKDSSNSPVAYFYFDPYSRPSEKRGGAWMNVVFSRSRVLARNGLAARLPVAHMVCNQTPPVGEKPSLMTFREVETVFHEFGHALQHMLTKQDEGFVAGIRGVEWDAVELPSQFMENWCYHKNTLLSIAKHYETGETLPEEIYAKLVAAKNFRAGTFSLRQIRFASVDMELHTTYDPNGSLSIYDVDRRVAERTQVLAPLPEDRFLCSFSHIFAGGYAAGYYSYKWAEVLSADAFSAFEDAGLDNEKAIEETGRRFRDTVLALGGGKSPLEVFVSFRGREPSPEPLLRHNGLLPVAA encoded by the exons ATGGCCCACGCGCGGGCGCGGCCGCGCCCACGTCAGCGCATCCGAGtcctcgtcgccgccgccatgCTTCTCCTTTCCTCCGCCCTCTTCACCACCGCACGCTTCCCACTCGCCGTCTCCGCCCGCCTCACAAACCCTACCACCACCACCCGCCTCCTCCTCTTCGCCGGCCTCCCTTCCTCCTCCCCACTCCGCGCCTTCTGCCCCAGGGCGCGGCCCTTGCCCGCCACCTGCGCCGCCTTCtcctccaccatggccgccgccgacaACCCCCTCCTCGTCGCCGACTTTGACTTCCCGCCCTTCGACCGCGTCGAGCCCAGCCACGTCCGCCCCGGCATCGGCGAACTGCTCACGCGACTC GAGGGCGAGCTCGAGGAGCTCGAGAAGGGCGTCGAGCCCACGTGGGGGAAGCTTGTCGAGCCTCTCGAGCGCATCACCGACAGGCTCGAGGTCATCTGGGGCATGGTCGATCACCTCAAGGCTGTTAAGGACTCCGCCGATCTCCGCGCCGCCGTAGAGGAAGTGCAG CCCGACAAAGTCAAGTTCCAACTAAGGCTGGGGCAGAGCAAGCCTATCTATGAAGCTTTCAAGGCCATCAGGAACTCTTCCGATTGGGACAGTCTCAGTGATGCTCGCAAGCGTATAGTTGAAG CTCAAATAAAGGAATCTGTTCTCAGTGGAGTTGCACTTGAGGATGAACAAAGGGAGAAATTTAACCAAATCGAACAA GAGCTTGAAAAACTGACACAAAAATTTAGCGAAAATGTGCTGGACGCCACAAAGAAATTTGAGAAATTAATTACTGATAAGAAAGAAATTGAGGGGTTACCTGCTACAGCCCTTGGTTTAGCAGCACAGACTGCTGTGTCAAAG GGCCACGAAAATGCTACAGCTGAAAATGGACCTTGGGTTATCACGTTGGATGCACCAAGCTATATCCCTGTTATGCAACATGCTCAGAACAGAGCGCTCCGGGAAGAAGTTTATCGTGCTTATCTTACCCGCGCCTCTAGCGGTGAACTTGATAACACCAATATTATCTCCCAAATTCTAAAGTTAAGGCTAGAGAAGGCTAAACTTCTTGGCTACAAGAACTATGCTGAG GTAAGCATGGCTCAGAAAATGGCAACTGTTGAGCGAGTAGAAGAGCTTCTCGAGAAGCTGCGTGCTGCTTCCTGGGGTCATGCTGTCAAAG ATATGGAAGATCTAAAAATCTTTGCGAAAGATTTTGGTTCTCCTGAAGCTAATGATTTGACTCACTGGGACCTTACCTTCTGGAGTGAACGACTGAGAGAGTCTAAATATGATATCAATGAG GAAGAGCTGCGCCCTTATTTTGCACTACCCAAGGTTATGGATGGCCTCTTCACTCTGGCACATAAGCTTTTTGGAGTTACTGTTGAACCTGCAGATGGGCTGGCTCCT GTCTGGCACAGTGATGTCAAATTTTATTGTGTCAAAGACTCTTCCAATAGCCCTGTTGCTTACTTTTACTTCGATCCTTATTCAAGACCATCTGAAAAGCGCGGAGGGGCTTGGATGAATGTGGTCTTTTCTCGAAGTCGCGTGCTAGCTCGCAATGGTTTGGCTGCTAGGCTTCCTGTTGCCCATATGGTGTGCAATCAGACTCCACCAGTTGGTGAGAAGCCCAGTCTTATGACCTTCCGCGAG GTTGAAACTGTGTTCCATGAATTTGGTCACGCCCTTCAGCATATGCTTACTAAACAAGATGAAGGCTTTGTTGCTGGTATTCGTGGAGTTGAATGGGATGCTGTAGAGTTACCCTCCCAATTCATGGAGAACTGGTGTTATCACAA GAATACTCTTTTGAGCATTGCAAAGCATTATGAAACCGGTGAAACTCTTCCAGAGGAAATTTATGCGAAGCTTGTAGCTGCAAAGAATTTCCGTGCTGGCACCTTCAGCCTGCGCCAG ATACGATTTGCCAGTGTAGATATGGAACTTCATACAACTTATGATCCCAATGGCTCACTGTCCATATATGATGTTGACCGAAGAGTTGCAGAACGAACACAAGTTCTTGCTCCTCTGCCGGAGGACAGATTCCTGTGCAGCTTTAGCCATATTTTTGCAG GTGGCTATGCTGCTGGATACTACAGTTACAAG TGGGCTGAAGTACTGTCAGCTGATGCATTCTCAGCTTTTGAAGACGCTGGTTTGGATAATGAGAAG GCAATTGAGGAAACTGGCAGACGGTTCAGAGATACTGTTCTTGCGCTTGGAGGTGGAAAGTCTCCGCTTGAG GTGTTTGTTTCATTCCGAGGACGGGAGCCTTCACCTGAACCACTTCTTAGGCACAACGGCTTGCTTCCTGTTGCTGCGTAG
- the LOC136466332 gene encoding protein FAR1-RELATED SEQUENCE 5-like, protein MFFYKFSIDENNKVKNIFWSNGTSRRYYEEFRDCISFDTTYNTNKYSLKFAPIVGITGHGDNCLFGCAFIMDETTETFEWLFQTMLTCMGGKHPKTIITDQDLAMKAAIRNVLPDTIHWNCFFHIMKKAQEKGGRIFSLERNKKLHDDLFDILRNSLTETEFEYLYKKLPQTYDVDGFRYLDDMWFNRENFVPCYFKKHFFPFINSIARSEGTNALFKLDVTPRYSIMRFMNEFQRISDTTEKNQAEQDFETRSMPWLSMAYEFERQATRMYNRKIFFKFQKELILATKYEAQELQKNQVYAVLKSEYHRQFEFRTRRYIVTVDLT, encoded by the coding sequence ATGTTCTTCTACAAGTTTTCCATAGATGAAAACAACAAAGTGAAAAACATTTTCTGGTCCAATGGTACAAGCAGAAGGTACTATGAGGAATTTAGAGATTGCATCAGTTTTGATACAACCTACAACACAAACAAGTACTCCCTCAAGTTTGCACCAATTGTTGGTATTACAGGTCATGGGGATAATTGCTTGTTTGGCTGCGCTTTCATAATGGATGAAACTACAGAAACTTTTGAGTGGTTGTTTCAGACAATGCTGACTTGTATGGGAGGAAAGCACCCTAAAACTATAATCACTGACCAGGACCTAGCAATGAAGGCTGCTATCAGAAATGTTCTACCGGACACTATTCATTGGAACTGCTTCTTCCACATTATGAAGAAAGCTCAGGAGAAAGGTGGCAGGATATTTTCATTAGAAAGGAACAAGAAGCTACATGACGATCTCTTTGACATTCTTAGGAACTCATTGACCGAAACAGAGTTTGAGTACTTGTACAAGAAGTTGCCACAAACATATGATGTCGATGGCTTCAGATACCTTGATGACATGTGGTTTAATAGGGAAAATTTTGTTCCATGTTACTTCAAGAAGCATTTCTTCCCTTTCATCAACTCTATAGCAAGAAGTGAAGGCACAAATGCATTATTCAAACTGGATGTCACACCAAGGTATAGTATTATGAGATTTATGAATGAGTTCCAAAGAATTTCAGATACAACAGAAAAGAATCAAGCAGAACAGGACTTTGAAACCAGATCAATGCCTTGGTTGAGTATGGCATATGAGTTCGAAAGGCAGGCTACAAGGATGTACAACAGAAAGATATTCTTCAAGTTTCAAAAGGAGCTCATATTGGCAACAAAGTATGAGGCTCAAGAACTCCAGAAAAATCAAGTTTATGCAGTGTTAAAATCAGAGTACCATAGGCAGTTTGAGTTCAGAACAAGGAGATACATTGTGACAGTAGACTTGACATAG
- the LOC136466334 gene encoding uncharacterized protein — protein sequence MQSALARDLEANIQSYYNFDSNIVNPNYTNEDSSSALLDYNCYGHDSLLHMQGASEREVEFNPESYYMFHTNIENANNTHEQSSIPPVNYSSYGQEQEMQRQEVIMSPGGTSYVLSQGGSSYTSLMNQVIAQAKSSNQNYEEFLSSEMTESFMDILNEPFPLENRMFITTNRIYEPP from the exons ATGCAGAGTGCTTTAGCAAGAGATTTAGAAGCCAATATTCAAAGTTACTACAATTTTGATTCAAACATTGTAAACCCCAATTATACTAATGAG GATAGTTCATCAGCACTACTGGACTACAACTGTTATGGACATGATAGTCTTCTTCATATGCAGGGTGCGTCCGAAAGAGAAGTGGAATTCAATCCTGAGAGCTACTACATGTTTCATACAAACATTGAAAATGCCAACAATACTCATGAG CAGAGCTCAATACCACcagtgaactacagcagctatGGACAAGAACAAGAAATGCAGAGACAAGAA GTGATCATGTCACCAGGAGGAACAAGTTATGTACTATCACAGGGCGGATCAAGCTATACAAGCCTTATGAACCAAGTCATAGCTCAGGCTAAATCTTCAAATCAGAATTATGAAGAATTTTTGTCATCTGAAATGACAGAAAGTTTCATGGACATACTCAATGAGCCATTTCCACTAGAG AACCGGATGTTCATCACTACCAATAGAATCTATGAGCCTCCATAA